In Deltaproteobacteria bacterium, a genomic segment contains:
- a CDS encoding lactate utilization protein produces the protein MEPVSRKEELLRRIAIALRGLEGAKPPPAAGLGRDGPRNESERIALFREMLESQGGAFLAGPSFEQMVAALGEALRLSAVTALFHPDGDPGARLVAETLVPFGPFTLISPEEVRRSSAPSSAGIQTAEFAIAETGTIAQTGRGGKSLIPGLLPDVHVALLSRSALVDRMEECLAALSGDLPRNVSFITGPSRTADIEQTLTVGAHGPKKTIAVLLP, from the coding sequence GAGCGAAGCCGCCGCCTGCGGCCGGGCTCGGCCGCGATGGGCCCCGGAACGAATCCGAACGGATCGCCCTGTTTCGGGAAATGCTGGAATCGCAGGGCGGCGCGTTTCTCGCCGGCCCCTCCTTCGAGCAGATGGTTGCCGCCTTGGGGGAGGCGCTCCGCCTTTCCGCGGTAACGGCGCTCTTCCACCCCGACGGAGACCCCGGCGCGCGGCTGGTGGCGGAGACGCTAGTGCCGTTCGGTCCCTTCACGCTGATTTCGCCCGAGGAGGTCCGCCGGTCCTCGGCTCCTTCCTCCGCCGGAATCCAGACCGCGGAATTCGCCATCGCGGAAACAGGCACGATAGCGCAGACCGGACGGGGCGGGAAGTCGCTCATTCCCGGCCTGCTTCCGGATGTCCACGTCGCCCTTCTCTCCCGATCCGCATTGGTTGATCGGATGGAAGAGTGTCTCGCGGCGCTATCGGGGGACTTGCCGCGCAACGTTTCTTTCATCACAGGGCCGAGCCGCACAGCGGACATCGAACAGACGCTCACCGTCGGTGCGCACGGCCCGAAGAAAACTATCGCCGTGCTGCTTCCTTAG